In Gemmatimonas aurantiaca, the sequence GGGATTAGCGTTCGGTGTCATGGCCGCCGCACGTCTCGCCGACTTCGCGCTCCCTGCCTGATGCGGGGTGAGTTCGTGGACCTCCAGGGGGTCCGCCTCTATTGTTACGCCTTCGGCCATCGCGGCGCGGGGGATCCCATCGTGCTTGTGCACGGATCCTTCACATCCTCGCACATCTGGCAGGATGTCCTCCCGCGGCTCCCCAAGGGGCACCGGGTCCTGGTACTGGATCTCCTCGGCCATGGCCGCTCCGATCCGCCCGCGGCCTCCAGGGCGATTCCCGCCGCCACTTCCACCGCGACTTCCACGGCAGCCTCCACCGCGCCCGACGTCGCTGCGGCCCGTGCCACGTCGGGCGCGCACCGCCTGACCGTGGCCGCCCACGCGGAACGTCTGGGCCAGTTGCTCGATGTCATGGGAGTCCAGCAGGCCATGCTGGTGGGTCATGGTATGGGGGCCGCCGTAGCGGCACGCGTGGCGCACGAGCAACCCGCGCGTGTGGGGCACCTGATGCTGATCAATCCCACCATGCTGGCCCCCTGCCCCGCCGACGCGTTCATCAGCCGTCGTCTGATACGTCTCACCTG encodes:
- a CDS encoding alpha/beta hydrolase, with amino-acid sequence MRGEFVDLQGVRLYCYAFGHRGAGDPIVLVHGSFTSSHIWQDVLPRLPKGHRVLVLDLLGHGRSDPPAASRAIPAATSTATSTAASTAPDVAAARATSGAHRLTVAAHAERLGQLLDVMGVQQAMLVGHGMGAAVAARVAHEQPARVGHLMLINPTMLAPCPADAFISRRLIRLTWLVPLWKRLAPAWLASALHSALLPCFAHRDVGARSLDVYLKPYRLRDGRDAACRQLLDLRDSRADTVDTLAPGALQCPTALVLGTTDPFLPSGRAARLEQALRAATNERLVLHTLPGVAHVAPEEAPDRLGTLVGELLTR